The Toxotes jaculatrix isolate fToxJac2 chromosome 14, fToxJac2.pri, whole genome shotgun sequence genome window below encodes:
- the rgs20 gene encoding regulator of G-protein signaling 20 isoform X2, whose protein sequence is MGSERMEMRKRQMSVQQESAAGGTAPAQQGQPGQANPRGSNACCFCWCCCCSCSCLIIRNEDRDDRNRKASYDVKEGTSDCEDCPKPTLEDVRSWGQSFDKLMCCPGGRNSFRQFLRTEFSEENMLFWLACEEFSKETNKSAIEEKARVIYEDYISILSPKEVSLDSRVREAINRNMQEPTSHTFDDAQLQIYTLMQRDSYPRYMNSPAYKNLLNTLSEQSPES, encoded by the exons ATGGGATCAGAGCGGATGGAGATGCGAAAGAGGCAGATGTCGGTGCAGCAGGAGTCGGCAGCGGGGGGAACGGCACCGGCTCAGCAGGGCCAGCCGGGCCAGGCCAACCCGCGGGGCTCAAATGCATGTTGCTTCTGCTGGTGTTGCTGCTGTAGCTGTTC ctgtctcATCATTAGGAATGAAGACCGGGATGATAGGAACCGAAAGGCATCTTATGACGTCAAGGAAGGGACCTCAGACTGTGAAGACTG TCCTAAGCCCACGTTGGAGGACGTGCGCTCATGGGGGCAGTCGTTTGACAAGCTGATGTGTTGCCCAGGGGGGAGGAACTCCTTTAGACAGTTTCTTCGCACCGAGTTCAGCGAGGAGAACATGCTCTTCTGGTTAGCCTGCGAGGAGTTCAGCAAAGAGACCAATAAGAGCGCGATAGAGGAGAAGGCACGGGTCATCTACGAGGACTACATCTCCATTCTCTCGCCAAAAGAG GTGAGCCTTGACTCCCGTGTGCGCGAGGCGATCAACAGGAACATGCAGGAACCCACCTCGCACACGTTCGACGACGCCCAGCTGCAGATCTACACACTAATGCAAAGAGACTCCTATCCCCGCTACATGAACTCCCCAGCCTACAAAAACCTGCTCAACACTCTGTCAGAGCAGTCCCCCGAATCTTAG
- the rgs20 gene encoding regulator of G-protein signaling 20 isoform X1: MPCARAVKQWEIRPTSALRGIRRTRALMWQRIRGLARACRHGVGYPVNYNDADREEQEMVCLEPMGSERMEMRKRQMSVQQESAAGGTAPAQQGQPGQANPRGSNACCFCWCCCCSCSWNEDRDDRNRKASYDVKEGTSDCEDCPKPTLEDVRSWGQSFDKLMCCPGGRNSFRQFLRTEFSEENMLFWLACEEFSKETNKSAIEEKARVIYEDYISILSPKEVSLDSRVREAINRNMQEPTSHTFDDAQLQIYTLMQRDSYPRYMNSPAYKNLLNTLSEQSPES; the protein is encoded by the exons ATGCCATGTGCTAGAGCGGTGAAGCAGTGGGAGATCAGGCCCACGTCTGCTCTGCGGGGGATCAGACGCACCAGGGCCCTGATGTGGCAGAGGATACGGGGACTGGCCCGGGCTTGCCGGCATGGTGTGGGGTACCCAGTGAACTACAATGATGCCGACCGAGAGGAACAGGAGATGGTGTGCCTTGAG CCCATGGGATCAGAGCGGATGGAGATGCGAAAGAGGCAGATGTCGGTGCAGCAGGAGTCGGCAGCGGGGGGAACGGCACCGGCTCAGCAGGGCCAGCCGGGCCAGGCCAACCCGCGGGGCTCAAATGCATGTTGCTTCTGCTGGTGTTGCTGCTGTAGCTGTTCCTG GAATGAAGACCGGGATGATAGGAACCGAAAGGCATCTTATGACGTCAAGGAAGGGACCTCAGACTGTGAAGACTG TCCTAAGCCCACGTTGGAGGACGTGCGCTCATGGGGGCAGTCGTTTGACAAGCTGATGTGTTGCCCAGGGGGGAGGAACTCCTTTAGACAGTTTCTTCGCACCGAGTTCAGCGAGGAGAACATGCTCTTCTGGTTAGCCTGCGAGGAGTTCAGCAAAGAGACCAATAAGAGCGCGATAGAGGAGAAGGCACGGGTCATCTACGAGGACTACATCTCCATTCTCTCGCCAAAAGAG GTGAGCCTTGACTCCCGTGTGCGCGAGGCGATCAACAGGAACATGCAGGAACCCACCTCGCACACGTTCGACGACGCCCAGCTGCAGATCTACACACTAATGCAAAGAGACTCCTATCCCCGCTACATGAACTCCCCAGCCTACAAAAACCTGCTCAACACTCTGTCAGAGCAGTCCCCCGAATCTTAG